A genome region from Bacillaceae bacterium IKA-2 includes the following:
- a CDS encoding FAD-dependent oxidoreductase, whose protein sequence is MKNQQGKRRIAVIGAGVAGIVASYILQRKYDVSLFEKNHYLGGHTNTVVIEAGPDKGLPVDTGFIVLNDKTYPLFNQFLNQLNVKTRTSDMSFSYYDQRDQFQFAGTNLNGLFAQRKHFFSPSFYQLLAGIIKFSKHALNDLENNRFNGETLGQYIERIKIPDISTQRYLIPMGGAIWSASEKDILDYPAESFVRFFKNHGLLSLKDIPEWKTVVGGSHSYVKAFEEQFSGQIHLNAEIDFVRREDEQIILRMSDGTEQCYDDVVLATHADESLRLLFDPTDEEKKRLGAWSYSKNHTILHTDTSVLPKLKRAWASWNYIRHDDQGQSGSVTYHMNRLQGLNTKQDYCVTLNGSQLISPDKIIKEMIYTHPIFTNESLNSQAGLPHLNGKNNTYFCGSYFGYGFHEDAVKSAVDVARKMGLSL, encoded by the coding sequence ATGAAAAACCAACAAGGTAAACGACGAATTGCAGTCATAGGAGCAGGGGTAGCTGGTATCGTTGCGTCCTATATTTTACAACGTAAATATGATGTGTCGCTGTTTGAAAAAAATCATTATCTGGGAGGGCATACGAACACTGTCGTTATCGAAGCTGGGCCTGACAAAGGCTTGCCAGTCGATACAGGTTTTATCGTACTTAATGACAAAACATATCCATTGTTCAACCAGTTTTTGAATCAGCTGAATGTTAAAACGAGGACCAGCGATATGTCTTTCAGCTATTATGATCAGCGAGATCAATTTCAATTTGCTGGCACAAATTTGAATGGTCTTTTTGCTCAAAGAAAACATTTTTTTAGTCCATCATTCTATCAATTACTCGCAGGAATTATAAAATTTAGCAAACACGCATTGAATGATTTGGAGAATAATAGATTTAATGGGGAGACCTTAGGTCAGTACATCGAACGAATAAAAATACCAGATATAAGCACACAGCGATACTTGATACCGATGGGCGGAGCGATATGGTCAGCCTCGGAAAAAGACATATTGGATTATCCAGCAGAAAGTTTTGTCCGTTTTTTTAAGAATCATGGCTTGTTGTCACTTAAGGATATACCGGAATGGAAGACGGTTGTAGGTGGAAGTCACTCCTACGTCAAAGCCTTTGAAGAACAATTCAGCGGACAAATTCATTTAAATGCTGAAATTGATTTTGTTCGGAGAGAGGATGAACAGATTATCCTACGTATGTCTGATGGAACTGAACAGTGTTACGATGACGTTGTTTTGGCAACGCATGCCGATGAAAGTTTGCGCTTGCTTTTTGATCCTACAGATGAAGAAAAAAAGCGCCTAGGAGCTTGGAGCTATTCAAAAAACCATACTATTCTGCATACAGATACCTCTGTATTGCCAAAATTGAAGCGAGCGTGGGCGTCATGGAATTACATTCGTCACGATGATCAAGGGCAGTCTGGTTCTGTAACGTACCATATGAATCGGTTGCAGGGGCTAAATACGAAACAAGACTATTGTGTCACTTTAAATGGTAGTCAACTGATTTCCCCAGACAAAATAATTAAGGAAATGATTTATACGCACCCTATTTTTACAAATGAGTCATTGAATTCACAGGCGGGTTTACCACACTTAAATGGTAAAAATAATACGTATTTTTGCGGAAGTTATTTTGGTTACGGTTTTCATGAAGATGCAGTGAAATCTGCTGTCGATGTAGCGAGGAAAATGGGTTTGAGTCTATGA
- a CDS encoding DUF1365 family protein: MKTKLYAGEMMHKRIQPVEHKFNYPIYFMSIDLDELAQQQAFFSYNKFNILSIYDRDYLRGQGTIKEKLQHSLRVANKPYVETISKVELLTMPRYLNYVFNPVSFFYCYDTNKQLVCVVVEVSNTFGEKHLYFLDNDNQRLQATQPQLKNKEIYDLPIMQFQENKNFHVSPFNNLDGVYHFKLTQLTNKVSIDIDLHQQDKLKLATRLQVNAVPLTKLTLLAHLLKFPFTASIAMPRILFQAAQLLYRKGVKVQMKPRLSSPMTFSTVKPSVLVSLRMRLVFKYLSNLKIGAIVVSLPDWSEEVFGDVDAKFKVKIEIHDYNFFSNVMKNGDIGLGESYMKGHWSCSDLTSLFRLFLVNRDHLNHTSVGRNWINNKLIRIKHTLRRNSLSGSSKNIRAHYDLNNQFFEAFLDDSMTYSSGIYDHPNQTLEQAQVNKLQAIIQKAQIGPEDHVLEIGSGWGSFALEAVKTTGCRVTSVTLSEEQLKYAREKVEKEGLSDRIDFQLCDYRNITGSFDKIVSIEMFEAVGHEYYGEFFKICDRLLKPNGLFVMQVITIADQYYENYRRSTDWIQAYIFPGGIVPSLTAMTKAMTKDSALVVDGVDNIGMDYARTLQAWKARFFEQTAEIKALGFDDDFFRMWEYYLCYCEAGFLTRQLGVYQMVMSRPNETIANIEQKAN, translated from the coding sequence ATGAAAACAAAACTTTACGCTGGAGAAATGATGCATAAACGGATACAGCCTGTTGAACACAAATTTAACTATCCTATTTATTTTATGTCGATAGATCTAGATGAATTAGCTCAACAACAAGCATTTTTCAGCTACAACAAATTTAATATCCTATCTATTTACGATCGAGATTATTTACGGGGTCAAGGGACAATCAAGGAAAAACTGCAACACAGCTTACGAGTGGCTAATAAACCATACGTTGAAACAATATCAAAGGTTGAATTACTTACCATGCCCCGTTATTTAAATTATGTCTTTAATCCCGTTAGCTTTTTCTATTGCTATGACACTAACAAACAACTAGTTTGTGTAGTGGTTGAAGTGAGCAATACTTTCGGGGAAAAACATCTTTATTTCTTGGATAATGACAATCAGCGCTTACAAGCTACTCAACCGCAGCTGAAGAATAAGGAAATTTACGATTTACCAATTATGCAATTTCAAGAAAATAAAAATTTTCATGTTTCCCCCTTTAATAATCTCGACGGAGTATACCACTTTAAGCTCACCCAGTTAACTAATAAGGTGAGCATTGATATCGATTTGCATCAGCAAGATAAACTCAAATTGGCAACACGTTTACAAGTAAATGCGGTTCCGTTAACAAAATTGACTTTACTAGCTCATCTACTAAAGTTTCCTTTTACAGCATCTATTGCTATGCCGCGTATTTTGTTTCAGGCGGCTCAACTATTATACCGAAAAGGAGTGAAGGTACAAATGAAACCAAGATTATCTAGCCCAATGACTTTTTCTACCGTAAAGCCTTCTGTACTTGTGTCTTTACGTATGCGTTTGGTTTTTAAATATCTGAGTAACTTGAAAATAGGTGCGATTGTAGTATCGTTACCTGACTGGAGCGAAGAAGTATTTGGCGATGTTGACGCCAAATTTAAAGTAAAAATTGAAATTCATGATTACAACTTTTTTTCTAATGTGATGAAAAATGGCGATATTGGCCTTGGAGAATCTTACATGAAAGGCCATTGGTCTTGTTCTGATTTGACGAGTTTATTTCGTTTGTTTCTAGTCAATCGGGACCATTTAAATCACACCTCGGTTGGAAGGAATTGGATCAATAATAAACTGATTCGTATTAAACATACGCTTCGCCGCAACAGCTTATCTGGAAGCAGTAAAAATATTCGTGCACATTATGATTTAAACAATCAATTTTTTGAAGCGTTTTTGGATGATAGTATGACGTATTCTTCAGGTATCTATGATCACCCAAATCAAACACTAGAACAGGCTCAAGTAAACAAATTGCAAGCGATCATTCAAAAGGCACAAATCGGTCCCGAAGATCACGTTTTGGAAATAGGTTCAGGTTGGGGCAGCTTTGCTTTGGAAGCTGTGAAAACAACTGGCTGTCGAGTGACCTCTGTAACATTGTCTGAAGAGCAATTGAAATATGCAAGAGAAAAAGTTGAAAAGGAAGGCTTGTCAGATCGTATTGATTTTCAACTGTGTGATTATCGAAACATAACGGGGTCCTTTGATAAAATTGTTTCGATTGAAATGTTTGAAGCGGTTGGACATGAATATTATGGTGAGTTTTTTAAGATTTGTGACCGGCTTTTGAAACCAAATGGACTTTTTGTTATGCAGGTGATAACGATCGCAGACCAGTATTACGAGAATTATCGCCGTTCAACGGATTGGATACAAGCTTATATATTTCCAGGTGGAATAGTACCATCGTTGACGGCGATGACAAAAGCGATGACCAAAGATTCGGCGTTGGTCGTTGACGGCGTAGATAATATCGGGATGGATTATGCGCGAACGTTACAAGCTTGGAAAGCTCGTTTTTTTGAACAAACAGCTGAAATCAAAGCATTAGGTTTTGATGACGATTTTTTCCGGATGTGGGAATATTACTTGTGTTATTGCGAAGCAGGCTTTTTAACTCGCCAACTTGGTGTCTATCAGATGGTCATGTCAAGGCCAAATGAAACAATAGCTAATATAGAACAAAAAGCAAATTGA
- a CDS encoding DUF2177 family protein, translating into MMHFIKVYAIAIVIFFLIDMLWLGVIAKDFYREQLGTMMKTEFNWIAAFSFYFLFIAALVFFVINPALANESWRYALFAGAFFGLVTYATYDLTNLATLNNWPLKMTIVDLIWGTVLGGSTSTITYLIAKKFFF; encoded by the coding sequence ATGATGCATTTTATTAAAGTTTACGCTATTGCGATTGTGATATTCTTTTTGATAGATATGCTTTGGTTAGGTGTAATTGCCAAGGATTTTTATCGGGAGCAACTAGGGACGATGATGAAAACAGAGTTTAATTGGATCGCGGCATTTTCATTTTATTTTCTTTTTATTGCTGCACTCGTATTTTTTGTAATCAATCCAGCGTTAGCAAATGAAAGCTGGAGATATGCCTTGTTTGCAGGTGCTTTTTTTGGGCTAGTTACTTATGCAACCTATGATTTAACAAATTTAGCAACACTGAATAATTGGCCATTGAAGATGACGATAGTAGATTTGATTTGGGGAACGGTGTTAGGAGGCTCAACATCGACAATCACTTACCTAATCGCTAAAAAGTTTTTTTTTTAA
- a CDS encoding LacI family DNA-binding transcriptional regulator gives MSTIKDIAKIAGVSVTTVSRALNGYSDVNENTRKKIKQIAVDLNYSPNVLARSLVTNKTKTIGLLVSGMKMESIKDNFTYEILCGINDTTANLDYDLIFFSTSTSNQKVKSYAQLCRERKVDGVIIQGIKTDDPYLQEVIDSEIPCVLVDIPIEGSSVGYVTTDNVLGAKNITNYLLKLGHRHIGMVNGHNRAFVSQQRLEGYRIALTEANLTFNWSYVVNGAFDEDEAYKSARKLLIDLPELTAIICASDLMALGVLKAAKELGVSVPEELSVTGYDDITLASYVTPKLTTVAQNKYLMGQKATELVVAMLQGDTGERKIILDTELKVRESTAKVRGE, from the coding sequence ATGAGTACAATAAAGGATATTGCAAAAATAGCTGGAGTGTCAGTTACAACCGTTTCTCGAGCATTAAATGGTTATTCTGATGTTAATGAAAATACAAGAAAAAAAATAAAACAGATTGCAGTTGACTTGAATTACAGTCCAAATGTATTAGCTAGGAGCTTAGTCACAAATAAAACAAAGACAATTGGGCTACTAGTTTCTGGGATGAAGATGGAAAGCATTAAAGATAATTTCACTTATGAAATTCTTTGTGGAATAAATGATACGACGGCAAATTTAGACTACGATTTAATCTTTTTTAGCACAAGTACATCAAACCAAAAAGTGAAATCGTATGCTCAACTTTGCAGGGAACGTAAAGTCGATGGGGTTATTATTCAAGGAATAAAAACAGATGACCCGTATCTTCAAGAAGTAATTGACAGTGAAATTCCATGTGTCTTAGTGGATATACCAATAGAAGGTTCAAGTGTTGGTTATGTAACAACCGACAATGTATTAGGGGCAAAAAATATAACAAATTATCTTTTGAAATTAGGACATCGCCATATTGGGATGGTAAACGGACATAATCGGGCATTTGTAAGTCAGCAGCGTCTAGAAGGTTATCGAATAGCTTTAACTGAAGCTAACCTGACTTTTAATTGGTCATATGTTGTCAATGGTGCTTTTGATGAGGACGAAGCTTATAAAAGTGCAAGAAAGCTTTTGATCGATTTGCCTGAGTTAACAGCAATCATTTGTGCAAGTGATTTAATGGCACTAGGAGTATTAAAAGCTGCAAAAGAATTAGGTGTGTCTGTTCCTGAGGAACTTTCTGTAACAGGATATGATGATATTACCTTGGCATCTTATGTAACGCCAAAACTAACGACTGTTGCTCAAAATAAGTATTTAATGGGACAAAAGGCTACCGAATTGGTAGTGGCAATGCTCCAAGGAGATACAGGTGAGCGAAAGATTATTCTTGATACAGAGTTAAAAGTAAGAGAGTCAACAGCTAAGGTAAGAGGAGAATAG
- a CDS encoding glycosyl hydrolase family 65 protein encodes MLNYHSGSSETKGWIVSETEFKPEVQGKCEAIMSLGNGYLGLRSSTEEPYLGQVRNLFVAGTFNKFDEQEVTELPNAADIVELNITLNEEKFSLEKGKLLEYRRDLNLRTGELEREIVWESPKGQSYRLLFKRFVSLNNLRLICLKLEVTPLSEEVEINIASGINAQVTNSGVQHFHEGEKRIFDNQYIQLLQQTTESKIDFVLNSVHVWKIKGSKLEIDPKLVMDRRKVFVEGNVTVAKGETVSFEKISNIYTSRDKEYDNDNYTLEVMRKNALCNLKEETVKGYDELFFESVTEWEQRWAQMEIKVESENEFDQLAIRFAHYHLITMAPGHDNRFGIAAKGLSGEGYKGHSFWDTEIFILPFFTYTYPETARRLLEYRFNTINGARKKAKDNHYEGAMYSWESAFSGEEVTPVWGGVDIVSGKATKIWSGFIEQHITSDIAFAVWQYYKITGDQNFMDQFGYEILFETATFWTSRLEWNDEQNRYHINEVIGPDEYKEHIDNNAFTNYMAHQNIELAITYYQQLQEENRELFNELNHKLRLEQSFQKWQSKIGKIYLPQPREKDLVVPQDDTYLQKEIIDLTKYKNQIHVGSMFEDYNLEQVNNIQVSKQADIMILFYLLENKFSNQIKRANWNYYEPKTLHDSSLSLASHCILASDMDDRDLAYSLFERAAKIDLGPNMKTSDHGIHTASIGGIWQAVVCGFGGVRMLGGELRINAKLPEKWSHLVFPIYWQDDRLEVDVTREGIVIRNVTKKNTEIQLSIHGKEYILSDMLQVKF; translated from the coding sequence TTGTTAAATTATCATTCAGGTTCGAGTGAAACAAAAGGATGGATCGTAAGTGAAACAGAATTTAAACCTGAAGTTCAAGGTAAATGTGAGGCGATTATGTCGCTTGGAAATGGATATCTTGGCCTTCGTTCATCAACAGAGGAACCTTATCTAGGTCAAGTAAGAAATTTATTTGTTGCTGGAACTTTCAACAAATTTGATGAGCAAGAAGTAACAGAACTACCTAATGCTGCTGATATTGTTGAATTAAATATAACATTGAATGAAGAAAAATTTTCATTGGAAAAAGGCAAACTATTAGAATACCGGCGTGATCTTAATTTGCGAACGGGTGAATTAGAGCGTGAAATCGTCTGGGAAAGTCCTAAAGGTCAAAGTTATCGCCTTCTTTTCAAACGCTTTGTTTCGTTAAATAACCTTCGGCTTATTTGTTTAAAGCTTGAAGTTACTCCACTTTCAGAAGAGGTCGAAATTAATATTGCTTCTGGGATAAATGCTCAAGTGACAAACTCTGGTGTTCAACATTTTCATGAAGGTGAGAAAAGAATTTTTGATAATCAATACATTCAGCTTTTGCAGCAAACAACAGAGTCGAAAATTGATTTTGTACTTAATTCAGTACACGTTTGGAAAATCAAGGGCTCAAAGCTAGAGATTGATCCCAAATTGGTTATGGACCGACGTAAAGTATTTGTAGAAGGAAACGTAACTGTTGCTAAAGGCGAAACGGTTTCGTTCGAAAAAATAAGTAATATTTATACAAGTAGAGATAAAGAGTATGACAACGATAACTATACACTAGAAGTTATGCGTAAAAATGCTCTTTGTAACTTAAAAGAAGAAACTGTTAAAGGATATGATGAGCTATTTTTTGAGAGTGTTACAGAGTGGGAGCAACGTTGGGCGCAGATGGAAATTAAAGTGGAGAGTGAAAATGAATTTGACCAACTTGCCATTCGTTTTGCCCACTATCACTTGATCACTATGGCTCCAGGACACGATAATCGCTTTGGAATTGCGGCTAAAGGTTTATCGGGTGAAGGATATAAAGGACATTCGTTCTGGGATACAGAGATTTTTATTCTCCCATTCTTTACTTATACGTACCCAGAAACTGCTAGAAGATTACTAGAATATCGTTTCAATACCATTAATGGTGCACGTAAAAAGGCAAAAGATAATCACTATGAAGGTGCGATGTATTCTTGGGAATCTGCCTTTTCTGGAGAAGAAGTAACGCCAGTTTGGGGTGGTGTCGACATTGTTTCAGGAAAAGCAACGAAGATTTGGTCTGGTTTTATTGAGCAACACATTACTTCTGATATCGCCTTTGCGGTTTGGCAATATTACAAGATTACTGGCGATCAAAATTTCATGGATCAGTTTGGTTATGAAATACTGTTTGAGACGGCAACGTTTTGGACTAGTCGCTTAGAGTGGAATGACGAACAGAACCGCTATCATATAAATGAGGTCATTGGTCCCGATGAATACAAAGAGCATATTGATAACAATGCGTTCACAAACTACATGGCTCATCAAAATATCGAGTTAGCCATCACCTATTACCAGCAGCTTCAAGAAGAAAATAGAGAACTGTTTAATGAGCTTAATCACAAGCTTCGATTAGAACAGTCGTTTCAAAAGTGGCAAAGTAAAATCGGGAAAATATATTTACCACAACCTAGAGAGAAAGATTTAGTTGTGCCACAAGATGATACTTATCTTCAAAAAGAAATTATTGATTTAACAAAATATAAAAATCAAATTCATGTAGGATCTATGTTTGAAGATTATAACTTAGAACAAGTTAATAATATTCAAGTTTCAAAGCAAGCAGATATTATGATCTTGTTCTATTTACTAGAAAATAAGTTTTCTAATCAGATAAAGCGCGCGAATTGGAATTACTATGAACCGAAGACATTACATGATTCTTCGTTAAGTCTAGCGAGTCATTGTATCCTTGCTTCTGATATGGATGACAGAGACTTAGCGTACTCATTATTTGAAAGAGCAGCAAAAATTGATTTAGGGCCAAATATGAAAACGTCCGACCATGGCATACACACGGCGTCTATCGGCGGGATTTGGCAGGCTGTTGTTTGTGGCTTTGGTGGCGTAAGGATGTTAGGCGGTGAGCTGCGTATTAATGCAAAGCTACCTGAGAAATGGAGCCATTTAGTTTTTCCGATTTATTGGCAAGACGATCGTCTCGAGGTAGATGTTACTCGTGAAGGAATAGTAATCCGAAACGTTACGAAGAAAAATACAGAAATTCAATTATCTATTCATGGTAAAGAGTATATATTGTCAGATATGTTACAAGTAAAGTTTTAA
- the pgmB gene encoding beta-phosphoglucomutase, with protein MKGLKEMKELKAVIFDLDGVITDTAQQHYLAWKQLADELGIPFDKNFNEKLKGVSRMESLQLILENGNLQDSYTKEEKLVFAIKKNDHYKQLIEEITPTDILPGMKELLQQLRDHHIKIGLASASKNALTVLNRLKLTEFFDTIIDASMVVNGKPDPEIFLKAASALRVEVDQCVGIEDAEAGVQSIKSAGIFAVGVGSPEAMAKADIIVQDTKEITLDFIKERFQ; from the coding sequence ATGAAAGGACTGAAAGAAATGAAAGAACTGAAGGCTGTGATTTTTGACTTAGATGGAGTAATAACGGATACAGCCCAGCAGCACTATCTCGCTTGGAAGCAGCTGGCCGATGAGCTTGGAATACCTTTTGATAAAAACTTCAATGAAAAATTAAAAGGTGTAAGTCGAATGGAATCGTTACAACTGATTTTAGAGAATGGAAATCTTCAAGACAGTTACACAAAAGAGGAAAAATTGGTGTTTGCAATTAAAAAAAACGATCATTACAAACAACTGATTGAAGAAATAACCCCAACCGATATTCTGCCTGGGATGAAAGAGCTTCTCCAACAATTACGAGATCATCACATAAAGATTGGCTTGGCTTCAGCAAGTAAGAATGCTCTTACTGTTTTAAATAGATTAAAATTGACAGAGTTTTTCGACACAATTATCGATGCTAGCATGGTCGTTAACGGGAAACCAGATCCGGAAATTTTCCTAAAAGCAGCCAGCGCCTTAAGAGTTGAGGTAGATCAATGTGTAGGAATTGAAGACGCAGAAGCAGGAGTACAATCAATTAAATCTGCAGGGATTTTTGCGGTTGGTGTAGGTAGCCCTGAAGCGATGGCCAAAGCCGATATCATCGTCCAAGATACGAAAGAAATAACCCTGGATTTTATTAAAGAACGTTTTCAATAG
- a CDS encoding ABC transporter substrate-binding protein, translating to MSMKKWFRSIGVASLLVGMLAACGGNDTSTSNETSKDNGNGDNSNEEVVEIILSGWGGNPEETTLLAETLEAFEDKYPNIKVKHDIISDQYMDVLQTRLIGGEAADVFYLDAFEAPALIESGVLEPLDQYVTADFDIDDFEKPMLEAFQEDGVTYGFPKDYSTIALFYNKTMLAEANVEVPTTWEEFRQAAIELTQGTEVYGFGAAPELARAYYIGESKGGKIVTDNQASFGDDRVIEALQPIVDMRNVDKSAAQPSEVGSGWGGEMFGQGKAAMVIEGNWAIPFIENNFSEIDFGTAEVPTIDGQKGTMAYTVAYVMNKESDKKEAAWKLIEFLTGKEGMEIWTSKGFALPTRISVAETLGWDLDEKRAAIVAGAPYATVWQQGTNLPIINQNFNNQFLSAFIGQRPLDESLKEAEEIANREINR from the coding sequence ATGTCTATGAAAAAATGGTTTAGGTCAATTGGTGTTGCGTCATTACTGGTTGGTATGCTCGCTGCTTGTGGAGGAAACGATACTAGCACTTCAAATGAGACATCTAAAGATAACGGTAACGGTGATAACAGCAATGAAGAAGTGGTGGAAATTATCTTAAGTGGTTGGGGAGGTAATCCAGAAGAAACAACTCTATTAGCTGAAACACTTGAAGCTTTCGAGGATAAATATCCAAATATTAAAGTAAAACATGATATTATTTCTGATCAATACATGGATGTCTTGCAAACGCGATTAATTGGTGGCGAGGCAGCTGACGTCTTTTATCTAGATGCATTTGAAGCGCCGGCATTAATCGAATCAGGTGTACTTGAACCATTGGATCAATATGTGACGGCTGATTTTGATATTGATGATTTTGAAAAACCAATGTTAGAAGCTTTCCAAGAAGATGGAGTTACTTATGGTTTTCCGAAAGACTATTCTACTATAGCGCTTTTTTATAACAAAACGATGCTAGCAGAAGCTAATGTAGAAGTGCCGACAACTTGGGAAGAATTTCGTCAAGCGGCGATTGAATTAACACAAGGTACAGAAGTGTATGGATTTGGTGCAGCGCCTGAATTAGCTCGTGCCTATTATATTGGAGAATCAAAAGGTGGAAAAATTGTCACTGATAATCAAGCATCTTTTGGTGATGACAGAGTAATCGAAGCTTTACAACCTATTGTTGATATGAGAAATGTCGATAAATCAGCCGCTCAACCGAGTGAAGTTGGTTCAGGTTGGGGTGGCGAAATGTTCGGTCAAGGAAAAGCTGCCATGGTTATTGAAGGGAATTGGGCAATTCCATTTATCGAAAACAACTTCTCGGAAATTGATTTCGGTACAGCGGAAGTTCCAACAATCGACGGTCAAAAAGGAACAATGGCTTACACAGTTGCTTATGTCATGAACAAAGAATCAGACAAGAAAGAAGCTGCTTGGAAATTAATTGAATTTTTAACAGGTAAAGAAGGAATGGAGATCTGGACTAGTAAAGGTTTTGCCTTGCCGACACGGATATCCGTAGCAGAAACACTTGGTTGGGATTTAGATGAAAAGCGTGCTGCGATCGTAGCGGGAGCTCCATATGCTACAGTTTGGCAACAAGGAACAAACTTGCCAATTATTAATCAAAACTTTAACAACCAATTTTTAAGTGCTTTCATTGGACAACGTCCTTTAGACGAATCATTGAAAGAAGCAGAAGAAATTGCCAATCGTGAAATTAACAGATAA
- a CDS encoding sugar ABC transporter permease has translation MLFTLGLFMLAPIFYALFLSFHKVQLLGGTSYDFVGIQNFLSVFDDHRALIALRNTLKYVIIVVPLQTILALVLAATLNAGLKGQGFFRIVYFLPTLTSSAVLTLIFMWMYNQNGLVNHVLSFFNLPTYNWIGDPQVALTAIMIMNIWSTAPFFMTIYLAALQGVPESLYEAADLDGANIFQKFLYITVPSLRPVTSFVVIIGIIGTFQLFDQSYIFSGGSGGPDNSTLTVVLLIYQYAFRTMGTMGYAAALAFSLAVFILSATLIQRKLSKEESIY, from the coding sequence ATGTTGTTTACATTAGGGTTATTTATGTTAGCACCAATTTTTTATGCTTTATTTCTTTCGTTTCATAAAGTTCAGTTACTTGGAGGGACGAGTTACGACTTTGTCGGAATTCAAAACTTTTTAAGTGTGTTTGATGACCATCGCGCACTTATTGCTCTACGAAATACATTAAAGTACGTCATCATTGTTGTTCCATTGCAAACAATACTAGCGCTCGTTTTAGCGGCGACATTAAATGCGGGTCTCAAGGGACAAGGTTTTTTCCGAATTGTTTATTTTCTACCAACGTTAACATCCTCTGCAGTATTAACTCTTATTTTTATGTGGATGTATAACCAAAATGGACTTGTTAATCATGTGTTAAGCTTTTTTAACCTACCAACTTACAATTGGATTGGTGATCCGCAGGTTGCGTTAACAGCGATCATGATCATGAATATTTGGTCAACAGCACCGTTTTTTATGACAATTTATTTAGCTGCGTTGCAAGGTGTGCCAGAATCTTTATATGAAGCAGCAGATCTTGATGGTGCAAATATATTCCAGAAATTTTTGTATATTACTGTACCAAGTTTAAGACCAGTGACATCTTTTGTTGTGATTATAGGAATTATTGGTACGTTCCAATTATTTGATCAATCTTATATTTTCTCTGGTGGATCAGGTGGTCCAGATAATTCCACTCTAACTGTTGTACTCTTAATTTATCAATATGCCTTTAGAACAATGGGGACAATGGGGTACGCTGCGGCATTAGCATTTTCTTTAGCTGTATTTATCCTGTCAGCAACGCTTATTCAACGTAAGCTTTCTAAAGAAGAGTCGATCTATTAA
- a CDS encoding carbohydrate ABC transporter permease, with translation MKKIGRLILYIILSTYAVITVIPFLWALSSSFKSLEEILSGTLNFIPRDFTLDNYREIFIRQPLFGRWLFNSLFIAIVGTALNVLFNSMAGYALARLTFPGKKSIFILVLVVLMIPAQVTLIPNYLILKEFGWLNTYQGMIIPGMVNATFIFMMRQFFINFPKELEESAELDGLSRIGTFFRIVLPLAKPAIAAQIIFVFMGFWNNFMQPLIILSDPNMFTLPLGLNSFKGQYISFWNYIMAASMVFTLPVLLIYAFFNRYFIKGITFTGSK, from the coding sequence ATGAAAAAAATTGGAAGACTAATTTTATATATCATTTTAAGTACTTATGCGGTCATTACTGTAATTCCTTTTTTATGGGCGTTATCGTCATCATTTAAGTCGCTTGAGGAAATCCTTTCAGGTACGCTAAATTTTATTCCGAGAGATTTCACGTTAGATAATTATCGAGAAATTTTTATTAGACAACCACTGTTTGGGAGATGGTTATTCAACTCATTATTCATTGCCATTGTGGGAACAGCTTTAAATGTTCTCTTCAATTCAATGGCAGGCTATGCACTAGCCCGTCTAACCTTTCCAGGTAAAAAATCCATATTTATTCTTGTATTAGTAGTGTTAATGATTCCGGCTCAAGTTACGTTAATTCCAAACTATTTAATCTTAAAAGAGTTTGGTTGGTTAAATACTTATCAAGGGATGATTATACCAGGAATGGTTAATGCGACGTTCATCTTTATGATGCGCCAATTCTTCATCAACTTCCCTAAGGAGTTGGAAGAATCAGCTGAACTTGATGGACTCAGTCGAATTGGAACTTTCTTTAGAATTGTCTTACCACTGGCAAAGCCAGCGATTGCTGCCCAAATCATTTTCGTGTTTATGGGATTTTGGAACAATTTTATGCAGCCTCTGATCATCTTGTCAGATCCGAATATGTTCACGTTACCGTTAGGATTGAATAGTTTTAAAGGTCAATATATTTCCTTTTGGAATTATATCATGGCCGCATCGATGGTATTTACATTGCCAGTATTGTTAATTTATGCATTTTTTAATCGATATTTTATTAAAGGAATTACATTTACTGGTAGTAAGTAA